From Pleurocapsa sp. PCC 7319:
GCGATCTTGCCAAACCAGATACTACGCGATCGTAATCACCCAAAACCTCTAACACTCTAAATTGAGAAATTGAGTTCAGAAGAATTTGAGAGAAAAAAAGCGATTACTTATGGCATAGCCTAAGGATCGCATTCGAGAAAATTACTCAAATTAAAACAGTTTAGTCTCCGATTTAGCTAATGTTTAAAAGTAAAGTTTGCTTAACTCTTAGAAAAGTAACAAAAGCAAAAAAGTAAGGCATATGAAAAGTGAAGCAGAAATCATGTCAGTCACGGTTGGTGCTCCTGATGTGTTGAATAATACGATTCATCTTGCAGATTCCGATCCAGCTTGGCCATCGGTATTTGCTGAATTAGAGCAGGAAATTCGTCATGCTTTAGAAGATAAGGTACTTCTGCTCGAACATGTAGGTTCAACGTCTGTACCTGGACTGTCAGCAAAACCAATTATTGATATGGTCTTGGCAGTTGCAGATTCATCTGATGAGTCTGGTTACGTACCTCAGCTAGAAACTATAGGGTATGTACTGAAGATTCGAGAACCCGATTGGTACCAGCACCGGGTCTTAAAGCTACAAGCCACTCAAGCAAATCTACACGTGTTTACCTCAGGCTGTGAAGAAATTGAGCGCATGATAGCCTTTCGCGATCGCTTAAGAAACCATCCTGAAGATCTGAAATTATATGAAACAACTAAACGTAAGCTATCTCAACAAACCTGGAAATACCTACAGGATTACGCGGACTCTAAGTCAGCAGTTGTTCGGAAAATAATGGAGCGAGCTCTTCTAGAGCAAAATAATGTTTTAGGTGAATAATATTCCAAACATATTCAAGCAGTTTTTGCAGCGGTTTTCCCACTGAACAATATGCCGAAAGTTACCTGGTATCATACTTTATGTACCAAAAGTTTCTTGACATCATGCAAAATAGAGCAGAAAAAGTGACTCCGGAAACCTACATCCGCGCGGAGACAGACTTTGCATTCGCTCGCTTTCAGGAAAATGCCGGAGACAAAATCAATCAGTTTTATTACATCACCGAACCCACGCCACTCGATCAGCAAGATGTGATCCGAATGAATCGCGACACTCTGTACGCTGGAGCGGTAGTCGACATTAAGGGTGGCGCAACCGTTACGATTCCAGAGTTTCCTGACGATCGCTATTTCTCAGTTTACGTCATCGACAACGACCATTACGCTGCCGCTGTATTTTATGAGCCTGGGACCCACAAAATTCCTGACGATACCCGCTATGTAGGGTTAGTCCAACGAATTCGGCTGATGGATCCTTCAGACGAGGAGGATATTGCTCTCGTCAATCGCCTGCAGAAGAGCATCACGATTCAGGCATCTAGCTCTGAGCTTTTTCCAGAACCCAAGTGGGATAAAGAATCGATGCTGACACTCCGTGCTGAGTATGAAAAAGAGTTTCAGAAATTCGATCAATACGACCCGGATTGGATGGGAGCTCGTGGCGAGGTTGATGAGAAGACGCGCCACCTCGCCGCAGCCGGCGCGTGGGGACTGTTCCCTGAAGAAGACGCGGTCTACATTAACTATACTGGTTCTGCCAACCCCAACCAATGCTACAAGGCCACTTACCAGGTCCCTGAAAACGATGCCTTCTGGTCGATCTCAGTTTACGGTAAGGATGGCTTCATCAAGTCGGACAACAACACCATTAATGACCAAAATGTCGTTTTTAATGACGATGGAACATTCACCGCCTACTTTGGCTCCAAGGAATGCTGCGGCGAACAGGCAAATCGAGTGGACATCACCGAGGGCTGGAATTTCCTGATGCGCGTTTATCGTCCTGGGAAAACTGTACTTTCACAAGAATACAAGCTTCCCGAAGTCGAGGTGGTAAATACAGAAGTGTCTGGCACTTTGACGACCGTGACTAAGGAAAACTTCATTGTCGCGGAGACCGACAAATACTTTTCCGACCATGTAAAGAACCACCCTGTTAATACGATCCGGCACTCACGCAAGATGTCTAGCAAAGACAATCAGTTTGTGATCCGTGAGAACCAGGATGTCCTTTACAGTCACGCGGTAGTTGATATCTCGGAAGGGGCAACCCTCGTGAATCCAGCCTGGGACGTGTATTCTGTGATTCAGGTAATTGACGAGCACCACTACACCATCGCAGTCGTCTATCCGGGAGACGAAGTCACTATCAGCTCCGATATGGTCGAACTCGGAGACCATGTGTTCCTCAACATTCGCACTGGCGTCAGAAGTCTGGACGAGGCAGGCATGAAGGAAGCCCATGAGCATCAGGATAACATCAGAATTTTTGCTAAGTCAGCCAAACCTTACATTTCGAAAGGATTCGACCGCGAGAGCCTCGACAAGATCCGCGCGGAACTGGAAGCTCGAAAGGAAGAAATCATCAAGCCATGGCCGATGTTCGGAACCAAGAACGAAGTAGATCCTGAAAAATTTCTGATCGCTAGTGCGGCAGGCTGGGGTGGGCTGCCAGCAGAGCACGCGAGTTACTCGGTCACGATTCAGCCATCTCCTGATCTCTCTTCATCTGGCGAAGCAGCATCTCTAACACTGCCCGTTCCTCCTCTCAATTTTGAACAGGGCGGCTTCTTTTCTGTGACCGCCTATGACAAGGACGGGTGGATCGCAACAGAGCCATTCGCGCTTAACAACCGACAGGCTAAGCCGAACGAAGATGGGTCCTATACCTTCCGATTCAACAGCCCTAACGCTGAAAACAACATCAACATCGTGCCGGGTTGGAATATGCTGATTCGATTGTATATGCCCAATAGCTTGAACGAAATTCTGGCTTACATCAACGAGATTGATCGGTCTGTCAAGGTTGAGAAACTCAATCCTTGATTGGGAACTGCTCAAACCCATTGAAATCGACTAACCTTCGCTATATATGCATGGGGTATAACTAAAGGATTTACTAAAGTCGCGCTTTTAAAAAAGAAAAAAGAAAAATCGGGTTATTTTTATAGTTCATCCGACTCATCAATCGTCGGATAGAACAGAACTCCTAATTTGTTTAGTTCGGCCAATGTTAAAAATCAAGGTGACGCGCTTACCTGATTGTTTAGTAACAAAATCTTCTAAAAGCCCCACTTGCTTTGGGGTTAAAGTACCCGTCAGGAAAACATCAAAGCGGGCCTCTGGAGGAGCAGTTAGCCAGTCGATCTTACTGTTAACTATTTCTATACGCTCGAAGGTATTATCCCTCTTCTGTCAGACTCCGAAAAAAGAATTATAATTAAATCAATCAGAAGACAAGTAAAAGGTAACCAGAGCAATGGATGTGGAGCTACAGATTCTCAAACATTTGAAACGAGATGCTCGCCCGACAATATCAATCATTGACCAATATTGCTTTGCTTATCATGACCTATTTCCTGAAGTTAGAAGTTACGAATGTTTCAAATATTTACATCAAGGTATTATCTCACCAATTAAAAGGAAGTCATTGCCAGAAATAGCAAAGGTAGTGGGAATATCATCACCCCAATCGTTACATCATTTTATAGCTAACTCGCCTTGGTCAGTAGAAGATTTAAAGCAGAAAAGATTGGAATTGACGATTAAAGCTTTAAAAGAGAAAAAAATTACAGTGATAATTGATGAAACAGGAGATAGAAAGAAAGGAAAAAAAACTGATTATGTTGCCAAACAGTATTTAGGAAGTGTAGGTAAAATAGATAGCGGTATTGTCTCAGTAAACGCTTATGGAGTCTATGAAAATGTTACTTTTCCCTTAATATTTAAAATATTCAAGCCAAAAGGAACACTAAAACCAGAAGATAAGTATAAAACGAAGATTGAACTAGCATCAATAATTATTACAGAATTAGTAGAATTTGGATTCAATATCGAATTAGTATTGGCAGATAGTCTATATGGCGAAGCCAGTAATTTTCTCTCAACTTTGAATAAATACAAATTACCGTGGATTGTCTCCATTAGAAGTAATCACGGAGTCTGGATGCCTAACAATCAAAGAGTAAGAGCTAATAAATGGTGTAAATTTACCAGAACTTTTAGCAATCAAAAATCTGAAAATAGATATATTCGCGAAATCATTTATGGTAAAAGACATCACATAACTTATTGGCAATTAACCACTGATACAGAAACCATGCCAGAGAATTCTACTTCTTTTGTTATGACCAATATTCAAGACACTAAAAGTAAGATGAAAAAGACTCTTGGTAACTTATATGGATTAAGAACATGGGTGGAATATGCTTTTCGACAATGCAAACAAGAACTTGGTTGGACTGATTATCGATTTACTAATTTTGCTGAAATTAATAGATGGTGGGAAATTGTCATGAGTACCTATTTGATGATTAGTTTAAATACCCAAGTTTTCTTATCTTTGAATACATCTGATAGTCAAAATCATCAAACAGAAATCTCAGCTAGTTTTACTACTCATCCACAATGGAATTATCAAACTGGATGGAAGAATGTTTTGAATAATTTTCGTCTTCTGATTCAACCAAGCCTTCTTTTGTGGTTAATTTTTCCTTGGCTAGAGATATTTCCTAATTCTTCTTTATTGCTAGGATTACATAACTTAATTGATAGCATCAATCAATTAACAACACTGCCTCTTTCTGGATAAATCTTCTTATTTCCTACTCTTAAATCTCGGAGTCTGACAGAAGAGGGTTATATGAAGTCCGTTTGATTAGTTCTAATTAAACGGCTGTTGCTAAACTAGACTGTGGCCACCAAGAGAAATTAGTAATTCCTTTGACCAATTCTGGTTGTTGCAAAATGACTTGACATCTGGTGTACAAGATTTCTTCTAATTGCTCCAAATTAGTAAAGCTACGATTAGCCAGAGGCTCATCTACTATCGGCCACAGTCTTTCGGCTGGCTGTAATTCAGGGGAATAAGGAGGGAGAAATTCCAGATGTAAACCTAATGGTAAATTTTGAGTAATTTCTTTGCTGACGTGCCAGCCAGCCCCATCCAAAACTAACAGAATCTGTTTACTTTCACCAAGATTAAACTCTCGCGCAAAATCTTCTAAAACTTGTAAAAACAACTCTTTGTTGACATAGGGAAGAATCCAAAAGTAAGTTTCTCCTGACTGGGGAGCTACAAAACCATACAACCAGAGCCATTGATACTTCCAATTAACATCTGCTGTCAGATTTTCGCCAATTTCTGCCCAAATTCGTCTTGGAATTAGTTTTAATCCCAAACGGTGTTCATCCATAGTCCATAGTTCTACTATGGCCTGGGGATTATCTCGGCATAGTTTTTGATATCTGTTTTGAAGTTTTTTTTCCATTTTTCTTGCTCAAAAGGGTCTGATTCAGTATGAGCTGGTCTCGGTTGTTTGAGTCTGAGTTCGTACCCTCTAAGATATTCCCATCCCCTTTGTTTACTCACGGGACGTTCTAAAAGCTCCGACATCCAGTCTGCCACTTTACGACTATTCCATAAACCTCCATCTACTGGTGGGGTTTGTAATCTTTGCCACAAATGAGCTAACTGCACATCATCTAGCAAAGGTTTATTCCCCTGATTTTGATGTCGGCGATCGCCTAACCCTTCCTCTCCTAAATGGTTATAGCGACTAGCTAACTTATAAATCCATTTTGTACTATAGTTGGTAATACTACTTACTTCTGCTACAGTCTTGCCACTAGCTAAAAGCCATATGATTTGATAATGAGAACGTTCTACTGAGTCACAACTGTTTCGATAACGTTGTTTTAGTTCTTCTAAACTCAGATGAGATTTTAATTTGAGGGAGCTGGGCATTGATTTATGTCATATTGATAGCTTCAATTAATTTTAGAACTAATTAAGCGGACTTCATATTAGAGCTTACTAATGCATCTCGGATTAAAAGTTCGAGTCTTTGTTGTTGCGTTAATCTAACAAAGCTAATGCCCAAAGGAATAATCAATATGGCAGTAAAAATTGCTGTCCGTATCAAAGCTTTTCGACCAAAACGCAGTGAGGCACAGCCTGTAATTAATTGACACACTCTCATCCTAAATCAAAGATTTAGAATGAGATTCTCAAGACTCACGACTTGAGTTTCCTGCTTATTTCAGTTCGGCTCTTAACTAACTACGCACTCAAGCATCACCCTAAAATGACTCATGTTTCACCCCGTCAGACCGCCACCACAGGCAACTTAGAAACTGGTTTCTGATCCAGCCCATCCCATGCCCTGGGACAAAATATATTTTAAATTGGAACTCTTAAAGTTTTACCTAGCAAGAGGATTTGAGGTCGAGACACGCTGGGGTCTCCCCAGCATGTGTAATCGACCTGTTGACTTCAACAAAAGTCAATTAGTTGCTAGAACCACATACTTTAACTATTCAATTTACTAGGTTCTGTACGCAGTCCAGTAATTTAAACTCGTGTCGCGTACAAAGGTATTATACAACGGCTACAACCCTTGTTAGATGAAGATTTCATGTCAAATATGTAAACCCATCCCCTTCGTATTTAAGTTCGATTCACCACCCACTAAATTCCCATCCTTTAAATTTAGTAGGTGTACTCTCTCACACGAAGATAGATGAGCATACAAGAGAGGGTAATGCCCAGTAGATTGGTTACATATAACAGTGTTGCACCTATACTGAGTTTCCAGTCTGTTTGTGATAGACCTAAGCCAATGACACAAAGTGGTGGCATGAGAGCTACAGAGATCGCCGTACCAGCTAAACTAGAAGTAATTTTTGGCTCTACTTTGGCAAAGCCAGCGATTGCCCCTGCTGCCAGCGCAATTCCCAAATCGATTAGAGTAGGTTGCGATCGCGATGTTATTTCGCTACCAAATTCGGGAGCTGCTACTATCAAACCCAGCCAACCCAGTAAACAAGCCAGAGCAATTGAAATTAGCGTTCCTGCGATAATTGCTATGCCCGATTTGCGATACAAAACACTGTTACCTGCTAGGGCTGCAAAGGCGAGGGATCTGATCGGCAGCATCAAAGGAGCGACAATCATTGCACCAATAATTACAGCCGTACTATTAGAAAGAAGTCCTAAAGTAGCGATGGCACAAGCACCTACCGTTAACGCTAGATAAGAAATATCGAGTTTTGAATCTTCTAAAAGATCCGAGTGTATTTTTTTTCTTTCTTTTTGATCGGGTTTTCTAATGCTCAAATCTTGGAAATAGCTGCGAAGACTCATTAATAACCTTTGCTTTTGTATTGATATACAATCTATGCTATATTTAAAGATTGATTCTTAAATAAGCAGTAACAAGATTGTACAGATAAAAGCTCCCAAAATAAAAGTTGATTCTCCGTGTCCAGGACTCAAACATCAGGTAGGCACAGTTGAAAATTCACATATTCTCCTTCTCCAGTCGATAGAGAAACCCAGGCATCTAACTCACCTTGTTGTACATTTATCCATTGTCGACCCCTGGATTCTGTAATGATTAGTGCCGGTGGGGGCATATAAAAAACCTCTTCGCCATTGCGCAGTGTACCCACCTGTCGCGAAGATATCTTGGGTTCTTGCCGCACACGCAATCCATTACCAAAGTCGCTCTGAACCTGAAGACAAACCCGATCATCTAGACCAACCTGTATAGCTCTACTGGTCTGGGTCACCACAAACTGCCCCTCTACCTGGCAGCCGAACTCTACTTCGCCTGTACCAATTTCCCAGAAAAGGTCACTTAGGCGGTACCAATAGGTAGGGGAGACATCTAATGCATTCGCTCTTTGCTCACAAAGATCCTTATAATCTAGATGACTACCCAACTCCGTATTAGAGAACCCAGCATGAAAGGGAAGAGACTCTCGAGACGAAGGAACAGGTTGCCAGTCTTGCCAACCGGATTTCGACTGAGCCAATACACTCAGAACCATTGCTAGGAATAAACTGCTGGTTAATCCCAAAAAACGAATGATACCTAAATTCACAACTGCCATTGCTTCTAACTAGTTAGTTAGTATTATTTACTTCATATCACTGAATTACTACTACTAGCCAAAACTTTATACTACTCCAATAACCAAGCAAATAATTCCCCTAAAGTTAACTGAAAAGCTTGAGCAAAATCAGGTACAGGTAAAACATCTGTTGCGGCTTCAAATAATGCTAGTTGTTGCTTAGGAAAATAAACAAATACAGACTGTTCGCTAAGATCGATTAGCCATCCTAATTTCGTACCATTATCTAAACAATGAAGAATATTTTTTGTTACTTTAGTTTGACTTTGATTGGGAGATAAAATTTCAATTATCCAGTCTGGTTCTATGTTAAAAGTACAATCCCAATATCGTAGCCGCCGCGGCATTTATAAGCTCCGTCCATACCTTGCTACGCCGAAGATATGGATTTCACGCTCACACGGTTAACAATAGCGATCGCGTAAAATAAGGCACTTTGCTATCTCGGCGAAGCTGAGGCGCTACGCAATCGCAATTTATACGTAAAAACCTCTAAAACTAGGAATTGAGTTTAAAGAATTCAAGCTAATTGAAGGTGATTCCGACGCGACCCGTAGCCTACGGATCGCTATTGTCCTATTTGGTAAATATACACAGCTTAAGAATAATGCTTCAGACGAACAACATCACTAACTTCTTCAAGCAGTAGACCTCTTGCAAAAGTCTTTTATGATATAATGAAGGACTATAGTTTTTTCAGCAATGTCTTTGTTGGCGATCGCTAAATTCTTTCAAAATTGACTTGGAAAAGATTTGCTACCAAGAGTTGTCATAATTTTTGGACAATCCCCTATTGTACCACGAATTATTTTTGCAAGAGGTCTAGTTTTTGGGCGGCTTTTCCACGAAATGATATCCCGAAAAATTCTTAATCTTATAATTATTTGGCATGATATTCAGAAAGTTTCTCGATATCATCAATGAATATACTGAAAGTTTCTTGATATCATGCTGGGTAGGGTAGATATCCAGAAAGTTTCCGCATAATAAATAGTTAGGCATCAAGTTGAAATATGAACCCAACTATTGAAGTAATTTTATTCGACCTAGGTGGAGTGCTAGTCGAATTAGGCAATACTCCAATTCCCATGGAATGGTTGCCTGGTGATAGCCAGTTTAATCTTTCAAATTGGTTTGCCTCCGAGATAGCAAAATCTTTTGAGAAAGGATTAATTAATGCACAGACATTTGCGGAAACATTAAGAATAGACCTAAACATCGAAGCCTCTTCCGAGGAAATAATACAACACTTTACTGATTGGCCTATCGGTCCATTTACTGGCTCACATGAAATATTGAAGAGTGTAGAAAATAAATTCAGGCTCGCCGTTTTATCAAATACCAATGAGCTTCACTGGCCTAGAATTACAAGTGAATTTGGGATTAGCAGTTATTTTGAACATATATTCGCATCTCACAGATTGAAAATGGCGAAACCAGATTTAGAAATATTTGAGCATGTTATTAGCGAGATGAATGTTGAGCCAAATAACATATTATTTATGGATGATAACCAGAATAATATCAAGGCATCTAAAAGACTCGGAATTCATGGTGTTCATGTAGGTGGAATTAGACAGGTTCATCGAACACTATTTGAAGTAGGTGCAATTGATGCCTAACAAGCGCATGCAGTCGGATGAAATGTCTGCTACGTGCGCATTTTGCAGCTAATGTAGCGGACATTTCGCAGGTCAGTCAGCAGATTAAATAATATTTTTGGCAAGGGTTTCCAAAAAACCGTAAGATCTTCAGTCGGGTGTCAGTAAGATTAGAAACTTGTATTTGATGATTCAAATGAACAAGATGAACCGCCTGAAAACACTGAAATACCCATCTTAGTGTAGGAGTAGAGGTGGGTTTCTTGAGTTGGTTGGGAATAGTCTGCTCGGAATGAGCTAAGACTTGTCTTAATTGACGTTGACCGAGAGTATAAACTAGCAAACACAAACCCATAACCATTGCCAGGGCTGCCACTCGCCGAGGAGTATTCAAAAAGACACTCGAAGTAAAAAACAGAGGATCTTTCAAGAATCGGAAACCCCTTTCCGAACTTTGCTGACCTTTATATTCAGTTAAAATCTCATCATTAGTCAGAATCTTCTCATCGAGAACATTAGTAGCGAGAACAAACCTTCCTGCTTGTCTTCTGGCAATCTCAATTACCTCATCTACAGGAACAACTTGAGCCTTGATACGATAGGTAAAATGTTCAGGAGACTGATTTTTCCTAGGTCGTCCTGCCTTTGTGTAGTGAGCATCAGTCTCAATGTCGATTAATTCTAAGGAATGATATTTCCAGTTGCGGCTAAGTTTTTCCGCCGCTTTTTTGGCATCGGCAGCACAGGCAAAATCTTGTCTCATCAGTGACTTAAGTTCACTTGTCGCTATTTTAAGTTGTTTTGTTAGTCGCTTTTCGAGTTGCTTGAGATCGCTATTAAGACGCTTTTCACTTTCAATAATTAGCCAACGTTGATGAACTCCTCCATAATCGCAACAACATGATGCAATACGATAACCTGGAATTTTGCTCTCAACCAACACCTCGCCTTCGATTGATTCAGCTAAGATTTTGGCGGTTTTTATACTTCGAGGGACAAGGGTAATCCAGTTTAACTCTCCCAGTTGTTGAATATTTGCTGAACTGTAAAGCGCACTGTCAGCAACGTAGATACTATCCAGATTCCATTCCTGTTTAAATTGCTCGATCAATTGAGCAAAAACAGCACGGTCGGATTCGTTTCCATTTCCTATCCTCACAAACAGGGGGACATCTCCATCTCCTGTACAGATAACATCCATCATGAATTGTTTTAAATCTGGTCGATGATCTTTGGAGTAGCCGTAAGTTATCTTGACGGATTCGATTGATTCGGTTGATTCGGTTGATTCATCTGCGGTTTCTATTTCATAGCTTCCCTCCAAACTAAAGCTACTCGAATCTAGATGTAGACTCTTGGTCAAAAGGTTAAATCTTTGATGGGCTAACATCGCAATGCTAGTGAATAAGGTCGTTAATCCTTGATTCGACAAGCTATCCAAAGCTCTTCCAATTCGGTCATCATTCAGATGTTCTGGTTTAATCCCCTCTCCTAAAAGATGTTCCGTTGCTTTGCCAACGAAAAACTCACTAAATAAGTACAGCGGTGCACTGACAAACCCTAATCCATTGAGAATCATAGCTTTCACCACTTGTCCTGTGCTGATGATTTGTTGGGGATGTTGCTCTATTTGCTTATCTATTTCTTCAACTAATCCTATTTGGTCAACGATTCCTGCTACTATACCTAGGTGGTCTAAGTTTTTAACTTGGATATCCATTCAGAGGTTATTTTAACTCTTCATTTTAATACCCTATCTTTATTCCTCAACCTGCGAAATCCCCGCTAATGTAGAGTGCAAAACTAATCAATTTTGATCCCATAAAACATCTATCACCATACTAGATAATCATTTTTTCCAATTCTGAAAGGGTGACAAAATGATAGCCTCGTTGTTGCAATTGAGGAATAATTTTATTTAATGTCTTTACAGTATTTATACCTCTAATATCACTTTTATCGTCGCTATCATGAAGAATAATTATTGAGCCCGGGCGAATATTTCGCTGAATATACCAGCTAGAAAATCTATCAGAAGTAATTGCTGTATCGTAAGACCATACTGACCCCAAGGCAATCTCATAATTATATTTATGAACTATTTGAGTCATACTCGAATTACACCATCCATGACCGGGACGAAACCAATTAATAGCAGCAAATTTAGCTAAAAATCGATCTGCTTTCACAAATTCGGCTTCAAATTGGTTGCCTAATTTAATACTAGATTCATCGACTGTTAGATGATTACCTAATTCATGTCCTTGTTTGACAATCTGATTAATTAATTGAGGATTATTTTTTGCCTTGCTGGTAATAATAAAAAAAGTTGCTTTAATTTGATACTGAGCTAAAGTATCTAAAATCGCTGATGTTGTATTAGGAACTAATCCGTTATTATCTGGACTGTCATCAATGGTTAACGCGATTACGGGTCGATCTACTCTGTAGAAATATCTGGCTGCTGGACAGATATAGGTAGATAAACTGGAAATTATTCTCGGTGAGGGATTAAGTAATATTGCGATCGCCAGTAAAAAAATAACGATAGTAAAAATTACAAAAAGTCGCAGTTGACGTCTTAACAACATTCTTTAGTTATTAGTGATTACTATCTTGCCTAACTATACGACCATAATCTAATTTAATCAGGCGATCGCATTGAGCAAAATAACGGTCATCATGACTGACAGCAATGACAGTTTTACCCCTATTTTTCAATTCTGGGAGTAACTTTTCATAAAAT
This genomic window contains:
- a CDS encoding GrpB family protein, yielding MKSEAEIMSVTVGAPDVLNNTIHLADSDPAWPSVFAELEQEIRHALEDKVLLLEHVGSTSVPGLSAKPIIDMVLAVADSSDESGYVPQLETIGYVLKIREPDWYQHRVLKLQATQANLHVFTSGCEEIERMIAFRDRLRNHPEDLKLYETTKRKLSQQTWKYLQDYADSKSAVVRKIMERALLEQNNVLGE
- a CDS encoding DUF1254 domain-containing protein — protein: MQNRAEKVTPETYIRAETDFAFARFQENAGDKINQFYYITEPTPLDQQDVIRMNRDTLYAGAVVDIKGGATVTIPEFPDDRYFSVYVIDNDHYAAAVFYEPGTHKIPDDTRYVGLVQRIRLMDPSDEEDIALVNRLQKSITIQASSSELFPEPKWDKESMLTLRAEYEKEFQKFDQYDPDWMGARGEVDEKTRHLAAAGAWGLFPEEDAVYINYTGSANPNQCYKATYQVPENDAFWSISVYGKDGFIKSDNNTINDQNVVFNDDGTFTAYFGSKECCGEQANRVDITEGWNFLMRVYRPGKTVLSQEYKLPEVEVVNTEVSGTLTTVTKENFIVAETDKYFSDHVKNHPVNTIRHSRKMSSKDNQFVIRENQDVLYSHAVVDISEGATLVNPAWDVYSVIQVIDEHHYTIAVVYPGDEVTISSDMVELGDHVFLNIRTGVRSLDEAGMKEAHEHQDNIRIFAKSAKPYISKGFDRESLDKIRAELEARKEEIIKPWPMFGTKNEVDPEKFLIASAAGWGGLPAEHASYSVTIQPSPDLSSSGEAASLTLPVPPLNFEQGGFFSVTAYDKDGWIATEPFALNNRQAKPNEDGSYTFRFNSPNAENNINIVPGWNMLIRLYMPNSLNEILAYINEIDRSVKVEKLNP
- a CDS encoding IS701 family transposase, which produces MDVELQILKHLKRDARPTISIIDQYCFAYHDLFPEVRSYECFKYLHQGIISPIKRKSLPEIAKVVGISSPQSLHHFIANSPWSVEDLKQKRLELTIKALKEKKITVIIDETGDRKKGKKTDYVAKQYLGSVGKIDSGIVSVNAYGVYENVTFPLIFKIFKPKGTLKPEDKYKTKIELASIIITELVEFGFNIELVLADSLYGEASNFLSTLNKYKLPWIVSIRSNHGVWMPNNQRVRANKWCKFTRTFSNQKSENRYIREIIYGKRHHITYWQLTTDTETMPENSTSFVMTNIQDTKSKMKKTLGNLYGLRTWVEYAFRQCKQELGWTDYRFTNFAEINRWWEIVMSTYLMISLNTQVFLSLNTSDSQNHQTEISASFTTHPQWNYQTGWKNVLNNFRLLIQPSLLLWLIFPWLEIFPNSSLLLGLHNLIDSINQLTTLPLSG
- a CDS encoding SH3 domain-containing protein — translated: MAVVNLGIIRFLGLTSSLFLAMVLSVLAQSKSGWQDWQPVPSSRESLPFHAGFSNTELGSHLDYKDLCEQRANALDVSPTYWYRLSDLFWEIGTGEVEFGCQVEGQFVVTQTSRAIQVGLDDRVCLQVQSDFGNGLRVRQEPKISSRQVGTLRNGEEVFYMPPPALIITESRGRQWINVQQGELDAWVSLSTGEGEYVNFQLCLPDV
- a CDS encoding HAD family hydrolase, with amino-acid sequence MNPTIEVILFDLGGVLVELGNTPIPMEWLPGDSQFNLSNWFASEIAKSFEKGLINAQTFAETLRIDLNIEASSEEIIQHFTDWPIGPFTGSHEILKSVENKFRLAVLSNTNELHWPRITSEFGISSYFEHIFASHRLKMAKPDLEIFEHVISEMNVEPNNILFMDDNQNNIKASKRLGIHGVHVGGIRQVHRTLFEVGAIDA
- a CDS encoding IS1634 family transposase yields the protein MDIQVKNLDHLGIVAGIVDQIGLVEEIDKQIEQHPQQIISTGQVVKAMILNGLGFVSAPLYLFSEFFVGKATEHLLGEGIKPEHLNDDRIGRALDSLSNQGLTTLFTSIAMLAHQRFNLLTKSLHLDSSSFSLEGSYEIETADESTESTESIESVKITYGYSKDHRPDLKQFMMDVICTGDGDVPLFVRIGNGNESDRAVFAQLIEQFKQEWNLDSIYVADSALYSSANIQQLGELNWITLVPRSIKTAKILAESIEGEVLVESKIPGYRIASCCCDYGGVHQRWLIIESEKRLNSDLKQLEKRLTKQLKIATSELKSLMRQDFACAADAKKAAEKLSRNWKYHSLELIDIETDAHYTKAGRPRKNQSPEHFTYRIKAQVVPVDEVIEIARRQAGRFVLATNVLDEKILTNDEILTEYKGQQSSERGFRFLKDPLFFTSSVFLNTPRRVAALAMVMGLCLLVYTLGQRQLRQVLAHSEQTIPNQLKKPTSTPTLRWVFQCFQAVHLVHLNHQIQVSNLTDTRLKILRFFGNPCQKYYLIC
- a CDS encoding polysaccharide deacetylase family protein; the encoded protein is MLLRRQLRLFVIFTIVIFLLAIAILLNPSPRIISSLSTYICPAARYFYRVDRPVIALTIDDSPDNNGLVPNTTSAILDTLAQYQIKATFFIITSKAKNNPQLINQIVKQGHELGNHLTVDESSIKLGNQFEAEFVKADRFLAKFAAINWFRPGHGWCNSSMTQIVHKYNYEIALGSVWSYDTAITSDRFSSWYIQRNIRPGSIIILHDSDDKSDIRGINTVKTLNKIIPQLQQRGYHFVTLSELEKMII